The Panthera tigris isolate Pti1 chromosome E3, P.tigris_Pti1_mat1.1, whole genome shotgun sequence genome segment ctatttttaaatgtacaggtGATTGTTTCTATAGAAATGGGTTTTAGCTTAGAAAAGTCTTTGTCTTGCTGCCGTGAAAACACCTTTCAGAACCTCTCCCTTATATTAGTTTTTCTGTAGGGTACTTGGAGGGCTAGTGACTTAACTGCATGTCCGTCCAGAGGGCCCGAGGCCCGAGGGAGGCAGCCCCCGGCtttgccctccccagccctccatcATCTGAAAACTCCGGGAGTGAACCCAAGTGTCGGGCTCCAAATGTTGGGCTCCAGTGACGGGGGCTTCAGAATAGTAGCCTTATGAGAAGGAGCCTTAAAATAAGATTGGGCAACGCAGTTACTTCACATTTCAGTCTCCTGCACAACATTCCTAATAGTAACGGGGTTGGCTCAAGTGTTGGCTGTTAAAGAAACTTCTCTCCGGTACCTAAGTTCTGAAACGTGTGGACAGTATTGAATTACCAACAACCTGTTACCGGAACGGCTTGAAAACATGTTTGAGTTGCTCAGGCTCACGCAGGCGCACGCAGACCTTCCTGAGGGGCCGGTGTGTGTACCCACTGTTGAATTCCGGCCGCAGATGAGGACCCCCCTGGGGCAGTCCACCCACGCGGCTTCCCTGTCGGGCTTTAACACAGTTGTAAGAGGTTCACGGCAATATAACCGCTAATGAACTTTCAGTTTAaattgtgtacatttttaaattgtaagatTTTTACTGTATATTGATGCATAGTGTGATTCAATAAATTGcttgtaatttaaaaactatttaatattcaaaataaatatagttatatatttataaactctGTTGCTGCGTTTGTTTCGTGTTTTTATCCGCTCTGCAAGGCCCAGGGTGTGTGACCAGGCACCGCCCGCCCTGCCGCAGGCCCTGGGACACGCAGTGCCCCGGTCTCTAGAGATAGTGTGCCCTTTTGCGTGAGAACATGAAGTGCTCACTGGAAAACTGAACTTTGATGTAGTGACTGTGCTGCCTCAAGGTATATCTGTAATTCCAAGCCTTTGTCCTTCTTGATGAATTTCAGGAGCCTTTTAATTTCTGAGATACAGCCTCTAATGAGCCGTAAAAGCCAAGAGGCTAATCAGTTCAACGCCAGCCTTTCTATGCCCCGTGGTGGACCTCGGCCTCCTCCAACACCCCGTCCTCGCTCCGCCCCCCTCGCCAGCTGCCCGGAGCGGAGGGACAGCCTCCTACCAAGCAGGCCTGGCCCCAACCCCAGTCACACCAACTCCCTTGAGACCCCCAGGGAGTAGATGGACACCTACGAGCACCCCTCTGGGCACCTCCTACAAGTGCGAGATGGGCGCCCACCGACCCCTAACCCCCGAACCTGCTAGTCACAAGGGGTGGGAACCCAGGCCCAGGCGCCGCCTCCCTGCACTCCAGGTGCGCCTCATCAGCCCAGAAGAACCCCTGAAGCCAGAGGCTGATTTTAACACCTTTTAGTGCTCCTGTaaaaggggaggaaactgaggcaggcaggCGTTTTAGTAGAGCAGGTGGGTGGAACCAGGGTTTAAGCCCAAGCTGACCACCTCTCGCCCCCTGGAGACCTCGTAAAACCGATGACCGACCAGGGTATTTCCCCGTGACCTGCAAGCAGCTGTGGGGCCGGAGCAGGTCCTCCGCGGGGCAGggctccgccccccccccgcccccccccccggccccggaACCTGCGACGTGGGGGCCTGAGCCCTGCGGAGTGGTGGGGGAGCTCACGAAGCCCCCGGGTGCTGCAGGGGCCGCTGAAACACGGGCCACTACCTGTCTGAGAAATCAGTATTATTGCATAACGGCTTTTCCGCCAGTTCTTCTGGCTTTGGCTTCTGTTCTGAGCCTTCGCCCCAAGGCCAGGTGCGGCGGCCAGGCGCCGTCCCGAGAATTCCCCTCAGCGCCGGCGTGCTCGCAgaggcctcagtctccccctccGCCGAATGGGCTCTGGGCCCGGGCTCCCAGCTGCTGCCGGGAGGCCGCAGCGGCGGGGGGGAGTGGGGGCGGCGtccggcccccgccccccgccccccagcccgcAGGTGCGCCGACGCCCCCTGCCGCCGGCAGAGACCCGCgcaccccggccccgccccggccccgccccgcgggCTCATTTACATGCGGCCGCGGCCCCGCCCGGGGCGGCTAAAGCGACGTGTCCTTGTCCCCCGTGGGCAGCCCTAGCGCGTGCAGCCGCGGATCTCCAGGTAACTAGGGGTGGGGGATCCCGGCGGCACTGAGGGGAGAGGACCCAGGGGCGGgaccgggtgggggtgggggcgggaatcctgggttgggggtgggggcatccACGCGGTGGGACTGGGGGCTGTGGCAGGCTCTGACCACTGTCGACCTCTGACCGCAGACAGCTGCCTCATGTCCACAGCGGTTCTGGCCCCAGTGTCTTCCCTGCATGTGTGACATCCGGCGGTCAGTGTGGTGGCTGGAGTGGGTGCCTGTCCATGAGGGCAGATGCAGCAGCCACAGGCAGACGACCAGCTAGAGTCCTGCCACATCTCCTGATCCACCTGCTCTGAGAAAAGTGTTAAAGGCCACCCAAACTCTGGAGGCATTCAGGGGGCAGTGAGGCTCCGGGGGCCAGAGAAAGGTCCAGGGATCAGTGCATGTggagttgggggggcgggggcgggacaCCAGATAAAGTCTGAGGGGTCGCCATGAGGTCAAacgggaatgggggaggggtcgGCTCAGGGCTCCATGGGTGAATGGGAAGAACCCTGGGGTCACGGTGCCCCAAGTGGTCAGCTGCCATTGGGCAGTGAGGGGGCTGCCCGGGACGGCTGCCCTGAGTGTGCACTGGGCGTCCTAAGCGCCCACCAGCCTGCCGTGTGACCACAGGGTGGCCTGTGTTCTGGATTTCAGCTCCAAGGGCCTGCCTtagaaccgccccccccccccccccccgggacaaGCAGCGTGGAGCCATGAAGACCAAGAACCGGCCCCCCAGGCGCCGGGTGCCAGCGCAGGACCCAGAGGCCGCCGCAGGGGAACGGACCCCTGACGGGCCCCAGCAGGGTTCGGGGCTGGAGCTGGCCAAGGGTCTGCGGAGCAGGACGGTGCGGGCACAGGGGGCGCGGGCCGAGGGTGGGCGCAGGCGGCCGGGGGCCTCGGGGCCTGGTGGCCGGCGGGAGAACAGCGTCCAGCGGCGGCTGGAGAGCAATGAGCGAGAGCGGCAGCGTATGCACAAGCTGAACAACGCCTTCCAGGCGCTGCGAGAGGTCATCCCGCACGTTCGAGCCGACAAGAAGCTCTCCAAGATCGAGACGCTCACTCTGGCCAAGAACTACATCAAGTCGCTGACCTCCACCATCCTGACCATGTCCAGCGGCCGCCTCCCCGGCCTGGACGGCCCGGGCCCCAAGCTCTACCAGCAttatcagcagcagcagcagcaggcggCGGCTGGGGGTGCACTGGGCGCCACCGAGCCCCAGCCCGAAGGCCACCTGCAGAGGTACTCCACGCAGATCCACAGCTTCCGGGAGGGCTCCTAGCGCCTGGCCTGGGGTCCGCGGCCTGGCCCGGCCCTGCTGCCTCTGTGCCGAGAGCCGCAGATTGGCGGGGACACCCCACGTGGACGTGGCCCCAGCGGCTCCATTTTCCCTGAACGCTCAGCTGCCTCCCTGGGGCATGGCCTGGTCCCCAGGGGACAAGACCAGTTGCGTGGCCTGCTTGAGGCCCTGGCTCTGGGCAGCAGGAGGCCCGAACCTTGACCTAAGTCCCAGGACCTGCTTTTTAATTGACCAGGCTGCAGTTGACAGCCCTTTGTAACTAAATTCTCTCCAGTCCCAACTCCTTCCTGAGgcaaaggtgggggggagggagggagattccAGGAAAAGGTCCACGTGGGTAAGTTTCCACAGTTCCTGCTGAGGCCCCAGGCCCAGGAACAGTCCTCCTCCAACCTGCAATGTGGCCTCTTCGTtcagggtaaactgaggcacagagcaagcAAAGGCCACAGCCACGGAGTGTGGCTAAGCCGAGATGATTGAAGCATGTAGTTCAGCGTGTGTCAGGTAGAAACTCTCAAAACCCCACAAATCCTAATCCGATTACCTCAAATTAATTCTAAAGGGACCTTGGCAGGAAGAAGGACTGggatcttttccttcctcctcctgggtGGGGCTCCTGACTGTGGAGGGTCAGGCCCCAGGGACTGCAGCCCAGCTCTCAGGGGCTTACAGACAGGTCTGGGAGAACGGCCGGGCTCTCCCTCCCTCGGCGTTTGCTGCTCGTGGTCGCATTTGTCACTGCTGTGGTCGTGTCACTGGCAGAGGGCGGTTGACAAAAACTGCAGGGTGTTCTCGGGTCCTG includes the following:
- the BHLHA15 gene encoding class A basic helix-loop-helix protein 15 — its product is MKTKNRPPRRRVPAQDPEAAAGERTPDGPQQGSGLELAKGLRSRTVRAQGARAEGGRRRPGASGPGGRRENSVQRRLESNERERQRMHKLNNAFQALREVIPHVRADKKLSKIETLTLAKNYIKSLTSTILTMSSGRLPGLDGPGPKLYQHYQQQQQQAAAGGALGATEPQPEGHLQRYSTQIHSFREGS